GTTGTTCTTGAGCAAGTCTCAGGTTTTCAAGAGATATATTTTTTTCGACTAAAGCCTTTTTATACGCACTTTCACTATTTTTAACCTCGTCTTCTAATACCTCTTGTTTTCCATAAAGCCCTGTAGTTGTTATTAATAATTGTTCTGCCTGTATCAGTATCCTTTTTGTTAGGTCTAATTGTGATTGTGCCTCTTTAACCATTTTTTCTGCCTCCTGTTGATTAAAGATAATAAGTTCCTGTCCAGAGGTAACATTATTATTTTCCTCAACCAAAACTTTATCTACCACGCCCTTAGCCTTCGCACAAATTTCTGTTTTAAGTTGGGCATCTATAGTTCCGGTGGTTAAGAGGCAAGAATCTATTTTACTGATAGTTGGTGTAATTATTCTTACCTTTGGAAATTTTACTCCTCTAAAAATCACCAGACAAATTATCACGCAAGTAGCAATAAAAAACAGCCCGATAAGTTTTTTCATTATTTCCCCTTTTTACAGATTTTCAGACAGACAGATTCTAACTTCTCGCCTCTGTCTTTAGAAATGCCTCTTTAAACTTCTTCAGCGTTTCATTTGGGTCTTCGATAATGACTCGTGCCTTACCTACAATATCAATAAGTCCAATCTCATTTCTGTATCTTGGAATGATGTGAAGATGAAGATGTTCAATACTTGCTCCACTGACATAACCTATGTTATAACCAACATTAAATCCTGACGGAGAATAAAGTTTTTCGATAATATTTAATGTCATCGTTGTTAAATTATTAAGTTCTAATACCTGGTCATCGCTGAGTTGTCTTGGGTCGATTAGATGCTTTTTCGGGAAAATCATTAAATGTCCTGGATTATATGGATAGAGATTAAGCGAGATGATAAAATGCTTTGTGTGATAAATATCAAGTTTCGTTACCTTTGGGTTTCTTTTATTAATCGCACATAAGATACATTTTACCTTTGGTTTATTTCCTTTTACATAGGATAGTTTATCCGGGATAAATAGATGTGTTTCCATTTTTTTCTATTTAAGATTATACCATTTAAGACAAGAAAGTCAAGAAAAATTTAAGTAATTATTTACCCGGGTGAAGTGAGACAGACTTTTTTACACAATTTCTGCCATAATGTAACTATTCAC
This genomic interval from bacterium contains the following:
- a CDS encoding HIT domain-containing protein, producing METHLFIPDKLSYVKGNKPKVKCILCAINKRNPKVTKLDIYHTKHFIISLNLYPYNPGHLMIFPKKHLIDPRQLSDDQVLELNNLTTMTLNIIEKLYSPSGFNVGYNIGYVSGASIEHLHLHIIPRYRNEIGLIDIVGKARVIIEDPNETLKKFKEAFLKTEARS